The DNA region CAGGCCGTTGAACGGCGCCTCGCCGGTGAAGAACGTGGACGGCGAGTAGTCCTGGAAGCTCATCGCGATGTTGCGGACGAGCGGGTAGCCGAAGAACAGCGCCATGAAGATCACGGCGGGGGCGATGAACCCCCACTGGGCGAACTGACGGCGGCGCTTGGCGCGCAACGGGCTCAGCGGCTTCTCGGACTTGCCGGGGCCGGTGGCCTTCGGACCGGCCGGCAGCGCGGCGGAGGCTGTGGTGGATGACATGGTTCGTTACCTCAGTTCCCGCTCGTGACGCGCTGCTGGGCGCGCTTCAGCGCGGCTTCGCTGGACTCGCCGGTCAGGGCGGACTGGAAGGCGCTCTGCAGGGCGAGCGACACCGACGACCACTGCGCGCCGACCTGCGCCGTGCGGGACCGGGCCGTGGAGACCTGGCCGGCCAGGGCCGCCAGCTCCGGGGCCTTCGTACGCCAGACGGCGGCGGCCTTGGTGTTCGCCGGCACCATCCAGCTGTTCAGCGCGTAGGTGATCTGCTCCTGCTCGCCCGCCATACAGCCGATGATCTTGGCAGCCGTCTTCTCGCGCTCGGTGTCACCCGTGTTGGGCACGGTCAGTACCCCGCCGCCCAGCGGGCCGACCGAGTCGTCGCCCGCCTCCGGGACCGGGATCTGGGCGATGCCCCAGTTCAGGCCCTTCTTGGCGTTCAGGGTCTCGACCTGCCAGGGGCCGTTGATCATCATGGCCGCGTTGCCGGCCATGAACTGGTCGTTCACGTCGGCCTGGGTCCAGTTGACCGTGGACTTGGAGAGCGAGCCGTCCTTCAGCAGGGCCTTCCAGTAGTCCAGCGCACCGGCGACCTCCGGGCTGTCGAGCTTGGTCTCGTCGCCGCCGTTGGACCACATGAACGGGGTGAACTGGAAGACACCGTCCTCCGCGCCGCCCGCGCTCAGCGCCAGGCCGTACCGCTTGCCCTGGGTCAGCTCCGCGGCCGTCTCACGCATCTCGTCCCAGGTGGTGGGCACCTTCAGCCCGGCCTCGTCGAGGATGTCCTCGTTGTAGAACAGCGCCAGGGTGTTCACCGTGCGAGCCGCCCCGTAGTACTTCCCCCCGTACGAGCCGAAGTCGACGATGCCCTCGGGGATGTCCGTCGTGGTCAGCCCCAGGTCCTTCAGCGGGATCAGCCCGCCGGCCTCGGCGAACGTCGGCATCTCGGAGGCGTCCAGCTGGAGGACGTCCGGGAGCGACTTCGAGGACGCCATGCGCAGCGCCTTCGTCATCAGCTGCGAGGCCGGTACGCTCTGCTGCTCGATGGTGACCCCGAGCTCCTTGCTGCACCGCTTGAGGGTGTCCCCGTCCCAGCGGTGGTAGGACTCGTCGGTCGAGGAGTTCATGACGGTGTAGACGTCCGGGTCCCGCTGCTGCCCGCACCCCGAGAGGACGGTGCCGGCGACGATCGCGGAGACGACGGTGAGGGGGACGACGATCCGCCTGGTGCGGCGGCTGCGGCGTCGGACCCGCCCGTCCGGGGATGGTTCTGTCACGGTGGTGCCCTTGCGGTGAGAGGGTGGCCGGGCCCATGGGAACGCTCCCATGGGATGTTCGTCAAGCCCCCGGCGGGGAAGCGGCCCGGTGCCCGGCGGCGGGCCGCCGGGCAGGGGGGTGTCAGCGGATGCCGAGGAGGTGGTCCATGGCGAGTTGGTCGAGGGCTTCGAAGGCCATGGAGCGGCCGGCCGCGGCGTCGGCGTCGAAGTCCTCGTAGGCGGTGCGGTCGGCGAGGAGGCTCTTGAGGCCGTCGTCGGCGGTGGGGCGGGCGAGTTCGTCGAGCCGGGAGGCGGTGAGGGCGTCCTGGACGGCGGGGTCGGCGCGGAAGGCCGCGGCGCGTTCCTTGAGGACGAGGTAGTTGCGCATGCAGTTCTTCGCGGATTCCCAGACGCCGTCGGTGCCGTCGGTGCGTACGGGCTTGAAGTCGAAGTGGCGCGGGCCGTCCCAGCCGGCGGTCTCCAGGAGGTCGACGAGCCAGAACGCCTGGCGCAGATCGCCGGCGCCGAAGCGGAGGTCCTGGTCGTACTTGATGCCGGACTGGCCGTTGAGGTCGATGTGGAAGAGCTTGCCGGCCCACAGGGCCTGGGCGATGCCGTGGGGGAAGTTGAGTCCGGCCATCTGCTCGTGGCCGGTCTCCGGGTTCACCCCGACGAGCTCGGGGCGTTCCAGGCGTTCGATGAAGGCCAGTGCGTGCCCGATCGTGGGCAGGAGGATGTCGCCGCGGGGCTCGTTGGGCTTGGGCTCGATCGCGAAGCGCAGGTCGTAGCCCTGCCCGGTGACGTAGTCGCCCAGCAGGTCGAAGGCCTCCTTCATCCGGTCCAGGGCCAGGCGGACGTCCTTGGCCGCGCCGGACTCGGCGCCCTCGCGCCCGCCCCAGGCCACATACGTCCGCGCGCCGAGTTCGACGGCGAGGTCGATGTTGCGGATCACCTTGCGCAGCGCGAAGCGGCGTACGTCACGGTCGTTGGAGGTGAACCCGCCGTCCTTGAACACCGGGTGCGTGAACAGGTTCGTCGTGGCCATCGGGACCTTGAGCCCGGTGCGCTCCAGCGCGTCCCTGAACCGGCCGACCAGCCGGGCGCGCTCGTTCTCCTCGGACCCGAACGGGATCAGGTCGTCGTCGTGGAACGTCACACCGTACGCGCCGAGCTCCGCCAGCCGCTCGACCGACTCGACCGGGTCCAGTGCCGGACGCGTCGGCTCACCGAAGGGGTCGTTGCCCCGCCAGCCGACGGTCCACAGACCGAACGTGAACTTGTCCTCAGGGGTGGGAGTGAAGCGCTCCGACATCGATCAGCCTCTTGTCGACGGAGGGCCCGGCCGCCAGCTCTGCCGGCCGACCCAATTTGTTTGCTTGCAGTACTAATACGCCATCCTGCCGAAGGTTTCTAGGCCGTTTCCGTGACGTTGCGGTCACGCGACGCGAACATGGCTGCTCGGCGCCGCTTTGTTCTTTGTCGGTTACATGGGCAATACGGGAAATCCGGCCCCGGCCCACCCTGTCGGTCATATTTGTTTTGTGTACGATCAAAATGAGAGGACCCGCAGCCGCGCTTGCCGCAAGGCGCCCTGACGTCCCGCAGTCCAGCACTTCCTGATCCGGCTAAGGACCCCCCATGAAGTTCACCGACGGCTTCTGGCAGTTGCGCAGCGGTGTGCACGCCTCGTACGCCACCGAAGTCCGCGACGTCCGCCTCGACGACGACCATCTCGCCGCCTACGCGGCTGTCAAGCGCGTACAGCGCCGCGGCGACACACTGAACGCCCCGCTGATCACCGTGGAGGCCCACGCACCGGCCGAGGGCGTCATCGCGGTGCGCCTCACCCACCACGCGGGCAAGCGCCGCAAGGGCCCCGACTTCGCGCTGCCGGGGGCGGCGGCCCCGCCCGCCGGGGGTTCCGCCCCGGGATCCGTCGCGACCACCCGCACCGCGGCCGCCGCCGCCGAGCTGACGAGCGGCCCGCTCACCCTGAGGCTGGCCACCGAGGGCGCCTTCGGCCTGGAGTTCCTCGACCAGGACGGGCGGGTCCTGACGGCCGCCGGACCCAAGGGCAGCGCGTTCGCCACCCTCGCCGACGGCAGCCACCACATGATCGCCCAGCTCGCCCTGGGGGTCGGCGAGACCGTCCACGGGCTCGGCGAGCGCTTCACGCCGTACGCCAAGAACGGCCAGACCGTCGACATCTGGCAGGCCGACGGCGGCACCAGCAGCGAGCAGGCCTACAAGAACATCCCGTTCTACCTGTCCTCGCGCGGCTACGGCGTCTTCGTCAACCACCCCGGCAAGGTCTCCTTCGAGATCGGCTCCGAGGCCGTGGGGCAGGTCCAGTTCAGCGTCGAGGACCAGTCGCTGGAGTACTACGTCGTCGCCGGCCCCACCCCCAAGGACGTCCTCGCCCGCTACACGGCCCTGACCGGCCGCCCGGCCCTCCCGCCGGCCTGGTCCTTCGGCCTCTGGCTGAGCACGTCCTTCACCACCTCCTACGACGAGGCCACCGTCACCTCCTTCGTGGACGGCATGGCCGAACGCGGCATCCCGCTCAGCGTCTTCCACTTCGACTGCTTCTGGATGCGCGAGTACCAGTGGTCCGACTTCGAGTGGGACCCGGCGGTCTTCCCCGACCCGCAGGGCATGATCGCCCGGCTCAAGGACAAGGGCCTGAAGATCTGCGTCTGGATCAACCCGTACATCGCGCAGAAGGGAGCCCTGTACGAGGAGGGCGCGCGCAAGGGCTACTTCGTCGAGACGGCGGACGGCGACATCTGGCAGTGGGACATGTGGCAGGCCGGCATGGCGCTGGTCGACTTCACGAACCCCGAGGCCACCGCCTGGTTCCAGGGCAAGCTGAAGGGCCTGCTGGACCAGGGTGTCGACGGCTTCAAGACCGACTTCGGCGAGCGCGTCCCCACCGACGTCGTCTGGCACGACGGCTCAGACCCGGAGCGCATGCACAACTACTACACGCACCTGTACAACAAGGCCGTCTTCGAACTCCTGGAGCGGGAGCGCGGTGCCGGTGAGGCCGTCCTCTTCGCCCGCTCCGCGACCGCCGGCGGCCAGCAGTACCCGGTCCACTGGGGAGGCGACTGCTTCTCCTCCTTCGAGGCCATGGCCGAATCCCTGCGCGGCGGCCTCTCCCTCTCACTCTCCGGTTTCGGCTTCTGGAGCCACGACATCGGCGGCTTCGAGGGCACTCCGGACCCGGCGGTCTTCAAGCGCTGGCTCGCCTTCGGCCTGCTCTCCTCGCACAGCCGGCTGCACGGCTCGTCCTCGTACCGCGTGCCGTGGGAGTTCGGCGACGAAGCGGTGGACGTGGCCCGGCAGTTCACCCGCCTCAAGCACCGGCTGATGCCGTACCTGTACGGTGCCTCGGTCGAGGCCCACCGCACCGGCGTGCCGACCATGCGCCCGCTGCTGCTGGAGTTCCCGCACGACCCCACCGCCCGCATGGTCGACCGCCAGTACCTGCTGGGCCCGGACCTCCTGGTCGCGCCGGTCTTCGCCGAGGACGGCGAGGTCGAGTACTACGTGCCCGAAGGCACCTGGACCCGCTTCCTCACCGGCGAGACCGTCACCGGCCCGGCCTGGCGCCGGGAGACCCACGGCTACGACAGCCTGCCGCTGCTGGTCCGCCAGGGCGCGGTGCTGGCGCTCGGCGCGGACGAGTCCCGCCCGGACGGAGCCTGGCTCGACGACCTCGAACTCCGTGTCTACGCCCCGGCCGGCACCGGTGACTTCACCCGTACGGTGACGGTCCCCGACCACACGGGCGCGGTCGCCGCGACGTACGAGGTGGTCCGTGAGGGCGGCGATGTCCGCGTCACCACCGACACGGACCGGCCGTACACGGTCACGGTCGTAGGCTGATCCTTCGGGCCGGCCCCGCCCGGGGCCGGCCCGTCGGCACCACGACCGCGAAGGTGGAGTCCATGGGCGAGCTGCTTCTGATCCGGCACGGCGAGACGGAATGGTCCCGCTCCGGGCAGCACACGAGCTACACGGACATGCCCCTGACCGGCCTCGGTGAACGCCAGGCCCGCGCGCTCGTCCCGGTCCTCGCCGAACGCGGTGTCGGACTGACCCTGGTCAGCCCCCTCGTACGTGCCCGCCGCACCGCCGAGCTGGCCGGCCTGGCCGCGCCCCGGGTGACGCCCGACCTGCACGAATGGGACTACGGGGCGTACGAGGGCGTCACCACGGTGGAGATCCGCCGCACCCGGCCCGACTGGAACCTGTGGACCGACGGGGTGGCCCCCGGCCCCGACGGCCACCCCGGAGAATCCCCGGCCGAGGTCGCGGCCCGCGCGGACCGGGTCCTGGCCGAGGTCCGCGCGGCGGCCTCGCGCATCGGCGACGACGACATCGCCCTGGTCGCGCACTCCCACTTCCTGCGCGTCCTCACGGCCCGCTATCTGGGCCTTCCGGTCACCGGTGGCGAACTGTTCCAGCTCGCCACGGGCGCGGTGTCCCGCCTCGGCCGGGAGCACGGCAAGCCGGTCATCACGGCGTGGAACGTCGCCATCCCGAAGAGCCTCTTCGACGCGGCGGGCTGCTGAGCGGGACCCGCCGGCCCAGCCCGCCGCCATCCCCGCGGCAGGGCGTCCCGCACGCGGTCGGAGGCCCCCACGGCGCGCCCGGCGGGCGGTTCGTCCCCCCCCCCCGCGCCGGGCGCCCGGACACGCGGACGGCCGGTACCTCGCCCCCGGGGTACCGGCCCGTCCCGTGCGCAGGCCGTCCTCAGACGGCCTGCTTCTTCAGTGAGGTGAGGTGCGCGAAGACGACGACGTTGGCCGAGTAGCCGCCCTTCTTGTCGAAGCGTCCGCCGCACGTCATGAGCCGCAGTTCCGGGCGGCCGGTGGCGCCGTACACCTCGTCGTCCGGGAACCTGTCCTTCGTGTACGTCTTCACCTCGTCGACGCTGAAGACCGCGGTCTTCTTGTCGGCCCGGGTGACCTTCACCGTGTCGCCCCGGCGCAGCGCGTTGAGGTTGAGGAAGATCGCCGGACCCGTCTCGGTGTCGCGGTGGCCGACGATCAGGGAGGTGCCCGCCTCCCCGGGCGACGGGCCCTTCTCGTACCAGCCCACCAGTTTCGGCTTGCTCAGCGGCGGGGCGCCGAGCCGGCCCTTCTTGTCGAGGCCGAGACCGGTGACCGGGGCCTCGATGAAGATGGCCGGGACGGCGACCTTCACCGGCCGGGAGTGGACCAGGGGAGCGTGCGAGGCCGGGACCTTCTCCGGCGGCTTGTGCGGCGCCCGCCGGAACGGCGCCGCCCCGCCGCCCGCGGCGTCACCGCCGCGGGCGGCGGTGACCGACGGGTCGTCGGACGAGTCCGAGCTCGCCCAGACGACGCCGGTCACCAGCGAGAAGGTCACGGACAGCGTCATCGTCAGACGGCACGCGCGACTCGGACCCCGTCGCCGTCGCCGTCGGCTGCGCGCGTTATGCCTCGTTGCGGGCACGGCGGCGTGCGGATCGGCGGACCATGACCAGCCCCGCGATACCGGCCGCGCCGGCGGCCAGCGCGGCGGTGGTCCCGATGTTCGAGTCGCTCTCGGCGCTGACGCTCTCCATGTCCGGGACGCCGCCGCCGCCCGCGGGCACCGCGCCGGACGGCTTCTCCCAGCCGCCCTTCTCCGCGCCCGACTCCGAGGAGCCCCGGCCGTTGCCCTCCGAGCGGCCGCCCTTGTCGGCGGGCCGGGAGCAGTCCACCTCGAAGCTCTTCTGCTTCGGGCCCGCCGGGACGGTCCACACCAGCTGGTAGGTGCCCTCCGGGAGCAGGTACTCCTGGCTGCGCGCCGAGCCGTTCACCAGCGGAAGCGTGCTCTGCAGGGTGTCGCCCGGCGGAACCGTCGGGGGCTGCGCGGTGATCGTCCACGGCACCGACGGGAACGACTCGAAGTTGCTGGCGACGAGGACGAAGGTGCAGACCTCGACCCCGTCGCGGTCGCCGCGCGAGTGCCAGCCGACCGAGCGGACGTCGATGTCACCGCTGTCGCCGGGGGCGGCGTAGGCGGCGGGTGCCCCGGCGAGGGTGGCTCCGGCGACGGCGACCGCGGCGGCCACCGTGGTGCCCGCGCGGACGCTGCGGGAGCGGACGGAAGCGGAATTGCGCATGCTGGGCTCCTTCAAGCCGAGATGATTGTCGTACTGATCACCTGATCGCCTAAGTGATGCCATGGATCGTCGGAAGGGTGTGCGGGGACACGGTGAAAGCGCCCAGAAGTACCCTGACTGGCCGATAGGGGGTCAGGGGCGCACACGCGGACGGGCCGCCCCGTGCCGGGGCGGCCCGTCCTTCTGCGGGATGGGGGAGCGGGTCAGGAGATCAGTTCGACCTCCGCGAGCGTCGCCCTCTCCGTGCTGACCAGCCGGTACTTGGCGTACGTGCCCGGCCGGGCCACCGAGAACGCCCGGGTCTGCCTGTCCCAGGCGAACGTCTGTCCGGACCGCTTGTCCAGGTCCTTCCAGTTGGTCCCGTCCGAGGAGCCCTGGAGCACCCACCCCGTAGGGGCCGCGTCCGCCGTGGCGGACGTCAGGGTGTACTGGAGCGCCTTCGTCCTCGAGGGCACCGGCAGGTCCACCGACTCGACGGCCGCCGAGGTCGCCGAGGTGTCGTCGAAGAGCGCGCCGTCGCCGTCGAGGACGTCGCCGCGGGGCGCGGGGACCTTGTCGTCCCGGGTGACGGAGACCGGGGCGGCGTTCTCGCCGGCGCCCCAGGCCGACGGCCTGGAACCCATGTCGAAGTCCAGCACCCCGCCCCTGGCCAGCAGGTCGTGGGGCAGTGAGGTCGAGGTCCACTTCTTGCCGTTGACCCTCAGGCCCTGGACGTAGATGTTCTTCGCGCTGTTCCTGGGCGCCTTGACGACCAGGTCGCGGCCGTTCTCCAGGTGCACGGTCGCCTTGGTGAAGAGCGGCGAGCCGATCGCGTACTCACCGCTGCCCATCACCAGCGGGTAGAAGCCGAGCGAGGAGAAGAGGAACCAGGCCGACTGCTCGCCGTTGTCCTCGTCGCCGTGGTAGCCCTGGCCGATCTCGCTGCCGGTGTACAGCCGGCCGAGGACCTCGCGCACCTTCTCCTGCGTCCTGTACGGCCGGGAGGCCGCGTCGTACATGTAGGCGGCGTGGTGCGCGACCTGGTTGCTGTGGCCGTACTGGCCCATCCGTACGTCACGCGCCTCGGTCATCTCGTGGATGACCCCGCCGTACGAGCCGACGAACTCGGGGCCGGCCGTCTCGGGCGTCGAGAAGTAGGTGTCCAGCTTCTTCGCGAGGCCGTCGCGGCCTCCGTAGAGGTTGGCCAGACCGCGGCTGTCCTGCGGTGCGGTGAAGGCGTAACCCCAGCCGTTGGTCTCGGTGTAGTCGTAGCCCCAGACCCGCGGGTCGTACTGGTCGGAGGGCAGCCGCCAGTCGCCGTCCGCCTTCCTGCCCTGGAAGAAGCCGGCCTCCTCGTCGAAGAGCTTGACGTAGTTCTGCGCCCGGTTGAGGAAGTACTCCGACTCCTCCTTGTAGCGCGCCTTCTTCGTCTTCTCGTAGAGCGCCTCGCCCATCCGGGCGATGCCGTAGTCGTTCAGATAGCCCTCCAGTGACCAGGAGAGGCCCTCGTGCGTGGAGGTGTCCGCGTACCCGGTGAAGACCGAGGTCTCCATGCCCTTGCGGCCGACGCCGGAGGACGGCGGGGCCACCGTGGCGTTCTTGACCGCCGCGTCGTACGCCGCCTCGGCGTCGAAGTCGACGCCCTTGACGTACGC from Streptomyces sp. NBC_01754 includes:
- a CDS encoding ABC transporter substrate-binding protein; protein product: MGAFPWARPPSHRKGTTVTEPSPDGRVRRRSRRTRRIVVPLTVVSAIVAGTVLSGCGQQRDPDVYTVMNSSTDESYHRWDGDTLKRCSKELGVTIEQQSVPASQLMTKALRMASSKSLPDVLQLDASEMPTFAEAGGLIPLKDLGLTTTDIPEGIVDFGSYGGKYYGAARTVNTLALFYNEDILDEAGLKVPTTWDEMRETAAELTQGKRYGLALSAGGAEDGVFQFTPFMWSNGGDETKLDSPEVAGALDYWKALLKDGSLSKSTVNWTQADVNDQFMAGNAAMMINGPWQVETLNAKKGLNWGIAQIPVPEAGDDSVGPLGGGVLTVPNTGDTEREKTAAKIIGCMAGEQEQITYALNSWMVPANTKAAAVWRTKAPELAALAGQVSTARSRTAQVGAQWSSVSLALQSAFQSALTGESSEAALKRAQQRVTSGN
- the xylA gene encoding xylose isomerase — its product is MSERFTPTPEDKFTFGLWTVGWRGNDPFGEPTRPALDPVESVERLAELGAYGVTFHDDDLIPFGSEENERARLVGRFRDALERTGLKVPMATTNLFTHPVFKDGGFTSNDRDVRRFALRKVIRNIDLAVELGARTYVAWGGREGAESGAAKDVRLALDRMKEAFDLLGDYVTGQGYDLRFAIEPKPNEPRGDILLPTIGHALAFIERLERPELVGVNPETGHEQMAGLNFPHGIAQALWAGKLFHIDLNGQSGIKYDQDLRFGAGDLRQAFWLVDLLETAGWDGPRHFDFKPVRTDGTDGVWESAKNCMRNYLVLKERAAAFRADPAVQDALTASRLDELARPTADDGLKSLLADRTAYEDFDADAAAGRSMAFEALDQLAMDHLLGIR
- the yicI gene encoding alpha-xylosidase, with protein sequence MKFTDGFWQLRSGVHASYATEVRDVRLDDDHLAAYAAVKRVQRRGDTLNAPLITVEAHAPAEGVIAVRLTHHAGKRRKGPDFALPGAAAPPAGGSAPGSVATTRTAAAAAELTSGPLTLRLATEGAFGLEFLDQDGRVLTAAGPKGSAFATLADGSHHMIAQLALGVGETVHGLGERFTPYAKNGQTVDIWQADGGTSSEQAYKNIPFYLSSRGYGVFVNHPGKVSFEIGSEAVGQVQFSVEDQSLEYYVVAGPTPKDVLARYTALTGRPALPPAWSFGLWLSTSFTTSYDEATVTSFVDGMAERGIPLSVFHFDCFWMREYQWSDFEWDPAVFPDPQGMIARLKDKGLKICVWINPYIAQKGALYEEGARKGYFVETADGDIWQWDMWQAGMALVDFTNPEATAWFQGKLKGLLDQGVDGFKTDFGERVPTDVVWHDGSDPERMHNYYTHLYNKAVFELLERERGAGEAVLFARSATAGGQQYPVHWGGDCFSSFEAMAESLRGGLSLSLSGFGFWSHDIGGFEGTPDPAVFKRWLAFGLLSSHSRLHGSSSYRVPWEFGDEAVDVARQFTRLKHRLMPYLYGASVEAHRTGVPTMRPLLLEFPHDPTARMVDRQYLLGPDLLVAPVFAEDGEVEYYVPEGTWTRFLTGETVTGPAWRRETHGYDSLPLLVRQGAVLALGADESRPDGAWLDDLELRVYAPAGTGDFTRTVTVPDHTGAVAATYEVVREGGDVRVTTDTDRPYTVTVVG
- a CDS encoding histidine phosphatase family protein; amino-acid sequence: MGELLLIRHGETEWSRSGQHTSYTDMPLTGLGERQARALVPVLAERGVGLTLVSPLVRARRTAELAGLAAPRVTPDLHEWDYGAYEGVTTVEIRRTRPDWNLWTDGVAPGPDGHPGESPAEVAARADRVLAEVRAAASRIGDDDIALVAHSHFLRVLTARYLGLPVTGGELFQLATGAVSRLGREHGKPVITAWNVAIPKSLFDAAGC
- a CDS encoding class F sortase → MTLSVTFSLVTGVVWASSDSSDDPSVTAARGGDAAGGGAAPFRRAPHKPPEKVPASHAPLVHSRPVKVAVPAIFIEAPVTGLGLDKKGRLGAPPLSKPKLVGWYEKGPSPGEAGTSLIVGHRDTETGPAIFLNLNALRRGDTVKVTRADKKTAVFSVDEVKTYTKDRFPDDEVYGATGRPELRLMTCGGRFDKKGGYSANVVVFAHLTSLKKQAV